The Leguminivora glycinivorella isolate SPB_JAAS2020 chromosome 1, LegGlyc_1.1, whole genome shotgun sequence genome includes a region encoding these proteins:
- the LOC125233464 gene encoding UDP-glucosyltransferase 2-like encodes MNFKTFVFIFSLGYVSGYKILMIAPHSIRSLNILGVAYVRHLLNAGHEVTYVSPFPLRDKLKNFTQIDLSTTNSEFWSADAEANIGYLISKPLCEDTDPYYIQTTSTEVAEAMLQNTEMKALLDDPTVKFDAVICDYVETEIYAALAAYYECPMIWAYSLGAHWFTLRLVDGTTNPAHSSDYLSPDVPPLHSMAERVNKLWLQIKWNYYKWFKTVPREKSYYEKTFAPLFSNKNKPLPNYYELMYNASLVLANDFPGNGLIPSTPQNFIFIGVNKPANIFILSIRCPQQLKTLLDNATNGFIYFSMGSLWKGKDVPKNVTKGLVDLFGSLKQTVIWKYEEYLPNLPKNVHTLKWAPQQSILAHPKCLFFISHGGLLSTTESVHFGVPTIGIPLYFDQFNNVNRGVLAGRTIKVDLTINLVTDLRVAVQKMLRDSSYKQRAKEVSKIYHDRPVSPGAELVHWVEHVVRTRGAPHLRSPALMLPWYQNMYIDVILVCLAMTLLIGWLCKKYLFASLRRKLGNKKEKRN; translated from the exons ATGAACTTCAAGACATTCGTATTCATATTTAGTTTGGGGTATGTTTCTGGATATAAAATACTGATGATAGCCCCCCACTCTATAAGAAGTCTGAATATACTCGGCGTAGCCTATGTTAG gcATCTACTCAACGCTGGCCATGAG GTCACCTACGTCTCACCATTTCCATTGAGAGATAAACTAAAAAACTTTACTCAAATCGACTTGAGCACCACAAATTCGGAGTTTTGGTCAG CTGATGCCGAAGCCAACATTGGGTATCTAATATCAAAACCATTGTGTGAAGATACCGACCCGTACTACATACAAACTACTAGTACTGAAGTGGCAGAAGCTATGCTTCAAAATACGGAAATGAAGGCATTATTAGATGACCCAACTGTTAAATTTGATGCAGTTATTTGTGATTATGTTGAAACGGAAATTTACGCTGC TTTGGCAGCTTATTATGAATGTCCTATGATTTGGGCATACTCCCTAGGTGCACATTGGTTTACATTGCGTCTCGTGGATGGAACAACGAACCCGGCTCATTCTAGTGATTATCTTTCACCAGATGTACCTCCATTGCATTCTATGGCTGAGAGAGTCAACAAATTATGGTTACAGATCAAGTggaattattataaatg GTTCAAGACTGTTCCAAGAGAAAAAAGTTACTACGAAAAGACTTTTGCACCCCTATTTTCGAACAAAAATAAGCCTTTACCAAATTATTACGAACTCATGTATAATGCATCTTTAGTGTTAGCAAATGATTTCCCAGGAAACGGTCTTATACCAAGCACTCCtcaaaatttcatatttattgGGG TGAATAAACCGGcgaacatatttattttaagtatccGTTGTCCTCAGCAATTAAAAACTCTTTTGGATAACGCCACAAATGGTTTCATCTACTTCAGCATGGGATCGCtttggaagggaaaagatgtgCCGAAAAATGTTACCAAAGGCTTAGTAGATTTATTCGGATCTCTGAAACAAACTGTAATATGGAAATATGAAGAATATTTGCCGAATTTGCCAAAAAATGTGCACACACTGAAGTGGGCACCACAACAAAGCATATTGG CTCATCCAAAATGCCTGTTCTTTATCTCACACGGTGGTCTATTATCCACGACTGAGTCCGTCCATTTTGGAGTACCCACCATTGGTATACCGCTTTACTTTGATCAGTTCAACAATGTCAATAGAGGGGTGTTGGCTGGACGTACAATCAAGGTAGATTTGACGATAAATCTTGTCACCGATCTAAGAGTGGCTGTACAGAAAATGCTTCGAGATTCCAG TTATAAGCAGCGGGCAAAAGAAGTCTCCAAGATCTACCACGACCGGCCGGTGTCGCCGGGCGCGGAGCTGGTGCACTGGGTGGAGCACGTGGTGCGCACGCGCGGCGCGCCGCATCTGCGCTCCCCCGCGCTCATGCTGCCCTGGTACCAGAATATGTACATCGATGTTATATTAGTCTGTTTAGCTATGACACTTTTAATTGGTTGgctttgtaaaaaatatttattcgcaTCGTTGAGAAGAAAACTTGGCAATAAAAAGGAGAaaagaaattaa